One window from the genome of Dyadobacter sp. CECT 9275 encodes:
- a CDS encoding aldo/keto reductase — translation METITKINLGKNGPLVSKLGLGCMRMSAVWGGPTNDENEGIATIQSALDKGINFLNTGDFYGSGHNELLVGKAIKGRREDAFISVKFGAIFYNNQWLGLDLRPVSIKNFINYSLVRLGIDTIDLYQPCRLDNSVPVEDVVGTVADLIKEGKVRYLGVSEITADQLRKANSVHPVTALEIGYSLADRQIENDLLPTARELGIGVVAFANTAEGLLTGEMTAPLSANSYLNHFSRFQGENLIRNLEKVEVLKQMAREKGYTPAQLAIAWVNTQGDDIMPLVSMSRRARLPENIEAMKIEFTDSEKDFLATQFAPGAILGGTYLQR, via the coding sequence ATGGAAACCATAACAAAAATAAACCTGGGGAAAAATGGACCGCTTGTTTCTAAACTCGGATTAGGCTGCATGCGTATGTCGGCTGTCTGGGGAGGCCCTACAAACGACGAAAACGAAGGAATAGCAACCATACAGTCAGCACTGGACAAGGGAATCAATTTCCTGAATACCGGTGACTTTTATGGCAGCGGCCACAACGAACTGCTCGTGGGAAAAGCCATTAAAGGGCGACGGGAGGATGCATTCATCAGTGTCAAATTTGGCGCCATTTTTTACAATAATCAGTGGCTGGGCCTGGATTTACGGCCAGTGTCCATTAAAAACTTTATCAACTATTCGCTGGTACGTCTCGGAATTGACACCATTGACCTCTATCAGCCCTGCCGGCTTGATAACAGTGTTCCAGTGGAAGATGTGGTCGGAACAGTTGCTGACCTGATCAAAGAGGGGAAGGTTCGTTATCTAGGTGTTTCAGAAATAACAGCGGACCAACTGCGCAAAGCAAATAGTGTTCATCCGGTTACGGCACTGGAAATTGGTTATTCTCTGGCCGACCGCCAGATAGAAAATGACCTGCTTCCCACAGCCAGAGAACTGGGTATAGGCGTGGTGGCATTTGCCAACACGGCCGAAGGGCTGCTCACCGGAGAAATGACAGCACCGTTATCAGCCAATAGCTATCTCAATCACTTTTCGCGTTTTCAGGGAGAGAATCTGATCAGAAATCTCGAGAAAGTGGAGGTCCTCAAACAGATGGCAAGAGAAAAAGGATATACGCCCGCACAGTTGGCTATAGCCTGGGTCAATACGCAGGGCGATGATATCATGCCACTTGTAAGCATGAGCCGCAGAGCCCGGCTACCTGAAAATATAGAAGCCATGAAGATTGAATTCACCGACTCAGAGAAGGATTTCCTTGCAACACAGTTTGCACCAGGTGCAATTCTGGGTGGTACTTACCTGCAACGCTGA
- a CDS encoding helix-turn-helix domain-containing protein, whose protein sequence is MRNPLEIVPGVIFFSYHSTVRKDKVAFMEHNTLVLQVSGHFALDTADQRVTMGSGEMMLVQKNQLAELTKTPAEGGDYQTIVIRLQEDVLRKIALEEQISVEKKYLGPPNVLIPGNDFLRAFFQSVIPYVDHPEEKITETLGILKVREAVQLLLHTKPELREFLFDFSEPYKMDLEKFMLTNFHYNVPVEKFARLTGRSLAGFKRDFQKIFGMAPRHWLLDKRLSEARHLIESRNKKPSAIYLDLGFESLSHFSHSFKKKFGKTPTEWSV, encoded by the coding sequence GTGAGAAATCCCCTTGAAATAGTCCCAGGCGTTATTTTTTTCTCTTACCACTCAACGGTAAGAAAGGACAAGGTAGCATTCATGGAACACAATACTTTGGTTTTGCAGGTTTCAGGGCATTTCGCTCTGGACACTGCGGACCAGCGTGTTACGATGGGAAGCGGAGAGATGATGCTGGTGCAAAAAAATCAGTTGGCAGAATTGACAAAAACCCCTGCGGAAGGCGGAGACTATCAAACCATTGTCATTAGGCTTCAGGAAGATGTGCTCAGGAAAATTGCGCTTGAAGAGCAGATCTCCGTAGAAAAAAAATACCTGGGCCCTCCCAACGTTCTGATACCCGGAAACGATTTCCTCAGAGCCTTCTTTCAATCTGTGATCCCCTATGTGGATCACCCGGAAGAAAAAATAACCGAAACGCTGGGCATACTAAAAGTAAGAGAGGCCGTGCAGCTCCTGCTCCATACCAAGCCGGAGCTCAGGGAATTTTTATTCGATTTTTCCGAACCCTATAAAATGGATCTGGAAAAATTCATGCTCACCAATTTTCACTACAACGTTCCGGTTGAAAAATTTGCCCGGCTTACAGGCAGGAGCCTGGCAGGTTTTAAGCGTGATTTTCAGAAGATATTCGGTATGGCTCCACGTCACTGGTTACTGGACAAAAGGCTTTCCGAAGCCCGGCATCTGATAGAAAGCAGAAACAAGAAACCCTCAGCCATTTATCTTGACCTGGGATTTGAAAGCCTCTCCCATTTCTCCCATTCATTCAAGAAAAAATTCGGGAAAACGCCAACAGAATGGTCCGTCTAA
- a CDS encoding response regulator — protein MDYFLAGYFLSGLFFATFYDTWLIAFGVGGISLLAYYTTKIALPSSDLYQYVLSAVLGIFMAQFIYQMHGLFEMHFYAFIGSALLITYQKWKLQIPMMTVVLIHHSVFGLLQNSGYTEIYFTKLEYFDLLTFTIHILLAAVIFVICGLWAYTMQKSTEFQLAQAKKMSDLEKEAALSRERQINEQIQKEANIRLREVNSALEAARIEAEKANQAKSIFLATMSHEIRTPMNGVIGMAALLQETTLTDEQRVYTETIVNCGDTLINVINDILDFSKIESGNMEFENEDFNLRQCIEDVLDIFGTKATAAGLDLIYHIEDNVPLQIVGDSLRLRQVLINLVGNAMKFTEKGEVCLFVTMKPKSGSDTLLLNFAVRDTGIGIPEYKLEKLFKAFSQVDSTTTRKYGGTGLGLAISSRLVGMMGGEISVVSKPDFGSTFSFTLETRKGEKTLAPYIHYNMEGQEGRQILIVDDNTTNLTILKRQFEIWKLQPILAESGQQALELLKANSDIDLVITDMQMPEMDGIMLARAIKTLRPDLPVILLSSIGQELKDPHRQLFVSALNKPTRQHELSKQILNALQVKATVNVQPVVPHKLSSDFSQQFPYVLLVAEDNLVNQLVVKSMLGRLGYDPDLVADGQAALDAVGKKEYDLILMDMQMPLMDGLEATALIRQKNQNQPVIIALTANAMDGTEQECLAAGMNDYISKPIKIEELTQKLKKWWKAKE, from the coding sequence ATGGATTACTTTTTAGCAGGCTATTTCCTCTCCGGGCTTTTTTTTGCAACCTTTTATGATACCTGGCTTATCGCCTTTGGTGTGGGCGGGATTTCACTCCTTGCTTATTACACCACCAAAATTGCATTGCCGTCTTCTGATTTGTACCAGTATGTGCTGAGCGCGGTGCTGGGTATCTTTATGGCGCAGTTCATCTACCAGATGCACGGGTTGTTTGAGATGCATTTTTATGCATTTATAGGCAGTGCCCTATTAATCACCTATCAAAAATGGAAACTCCAGATACCAATGATGACCGTCGTGCTGATACATCATTCGGTCTTTGGTCTGTTGCAGAACTCGGGTTACACGGAAATCTATTTTACGAAACTTGAGTATTTCGATTTGCTGACCTTTACGATTCATATCTTACTGGCGGCAGTGATTTTTGTCATCTGCGGGCTCTGGGCATATACGATGCAAAAGTCTACCGAATTTCAGCTGGCGCAGGCCAAAAAGATGTCTGATCTTGAAAAGGAAGCAGCACTGTCCCGTGAGCGCCAGATTAACGAACAGATTCAGAAGGAAGCCAATATCCGCCTCAGAGAGGTTAATTCGGCACTGGAGGCGGCCAGGATTGAAGCTGAAAAGGCCAATCAGGCCAAAAGTATTTTTCTTGCCACCATGAGCCATGAGATCCGTACACCTATGAATGGGGTGATCGGGATGGCGGCACTTTTGCAGGAAACTACACTTACAGATGAGCAGCGCGTTTACACCGAAACAATTGTTAACTGCGGAGATACGCTCATCAACGTGATTAATGATATTCTGGATTTCTCTAAAATAGAATCCGGTAATATGGAGTTTGAAAATGAAGACTTTAACCTGCGACAGTGCATTGAAGATGTGCTGGATATTTTTGGAACGAAGGCAACGGCGGCAGGGCTCGATTTGATTTATCATATTGAAGACAATGTACCACTTCAGATTGTTGGGGATTCGCTGCGGCTGAGACAGGTCCTGATTAATCTGGTCGGCAATGCCATGAAATTTACCGAGAAGGGGGAAGTCTGCCTGTTTGTGACAATGAAGCCAAAATCGGGTTCAGATACTTTATTGCTCAATTTCGCAGTTCGGGATACTGGTATCGGTATCCCCGAGTATAAGCTGGAAAAGTTGTTCAAAGCATTTTCTCAGGTAGACTCCACTACCACACGTAAATATGGCGGTACGGGACTGGGGCTTGCTATTTCGTCGCGGTTGGTCGGGATGATGGGCGGGGAGATTTCCGTAGTCAGCAAGCCGGATTTTGGCTCAACCTTTTCTTTTACACTTGAAACCCGTAAAGGGGAAAAGACGCTTGCCCCCTATATCCATTACAACATGGAAGGGCAGGAGGGCAGGCAAATATTAATTGTGGATGACAACACGACCAACCTTACCATCCTGAAGCGGCAGTTTGAAATTTGGAAACTGCAGCCGATACTGGCGGAATCAGGGCAGCAGGCACTGGAGCTTCTGAAAGCTAATTCGGATATTGATCTGGTCATAACGGATATGCAGATGCCTGAAATGGATGGTATTATGCTTGCCAGGGCAATTAAAACGCTCCGGCCCGATCTGCCTGTTATTTTGCTGAGCTCCATCGGACAGGAGCTGAAAGATCCGCACCGTCAGCTTTTTGTATCTGCACTGAACAAACCCACCCGTCAGCATGAGTTGAGCAAACAGATCCTCAATGCTCTGCAGGTGAAAGCAACTGTAAATGTCCAGCCAGTTGTTCCCCATAAGCTAAGTTCGGATTTCAGCCAGCAATTTCCCTATGTTTTGCTGGTAGCCGAAGATAATCTTGTTAATCAGCTGGTGGTGAAGAGTATGCTGGGCAGATTGGGCTATGATCCTGATCTTGTGGCAGACGGGCAGGCCGCACTGGATGCTGTAGGGAAGAAAGAATACGATTTGATTCTGATGGATATGCAGATGCCGCTTATGGACGGCCTGGAAGCCACGGCACTGATCCGTCAAAAGAACCAAAACCAGCCCGTCATTATTGCTCTGACGGCCAACGCTATGGATGGGACGGAACAGGAATGCCTGGCCGCCGGAATGAACGATTACATCTCTAAGCCGATTAAGATAGAGGAACTGACCCAGAAGCTGAAAAAATGGTGGAAGGCCAAGGAGTAG
- a CDS encoding TlpA family protein disulfide reductase yields the protein MMKKSFVLLWLFVLLSATVTLFWYNSWVYLLPTPVPENYKPVPVGSFISLPGLTAQTQEKPTFLHFYNPECPCSRFNVKHFQSLVRSYGQQVNFVVVVMSDKKYSVEAIQKRVGLALPVTFDTSVADKCGVYSTPQAVLLNSKSKIFYRGNYNKNRYCTDERTNYAQIALAGLMGNAPAIAFDESALKSYGCSLPYCKKL from the coding sequence ATGATGAAAAAGAGCTTTGTGTTGTTGTGGCTGTTCGTGCTACTTTCGGCGACGGTAACACTTTTTTGGTACAATTCCTGGGTGTATCTTTTACCCACACCCGTGCCCGAAAACTACAAACCGGTTCCGGTGGGATCCTTCATTAGTCTTCCCGGGCTTACGGCTCAAACCCAGGAAAAACCAACTTTCCTCCATTTTTATAATCCCGAATGCCCCTGTTCACGCTTCAATGTTAAGCATTTTCAGTCGCTGGTCAGGTCCTATGGCCAGCAGGTGAATTTTGTGGTTGTGGTCATGAGCGATAAAAAATACTCAGTCGAAGCAATCCAGAAGCGTGTAGGGCTTGCTCTGCCCGTAACCTTTGATACTTCGGTAGCCGATAAGTGCGGGGTCTATTCCACTCCGCAGGCGGTACTGCTTAATTCAAAGAGCAAAATTTTTTATCGCGGTAACTACAACAAGAATCGTTATTGTACCGATGAGCGTACCAATTACGCTCAGATTGCGTTGGCTGGATTGATGGGCAATGCACCAGCTATAGCCTTCGACGAATCTGCGTTAAAATCCTATGGATGCAGCCTCCCATACTGCAAAAAATTATAG
- a CDS encoding phytanoyl-CoA dioxygenase family protein, protein MSNSLQIQTPWVESPFFESELKEANLDPETAEMVRHYSEKGYVIIDPQLDDELIDRALEQIKPEFAKQNTNRLQDAWKDHEAIRQIAIAPRVMEILQILYRRRPIPFQTLNFSTGSQQRTHSDSIHFNSVPERYLAGVWIALEDVHDGNGPLHYFPASHRLPFYDLSILGMKGSASSSIEDMLANYYTRYEDFIEELVKQKHLEKKVLNLKKGQALIWSANLLHGGERITVPGSTRYTQVNHFYFENCAYYRPMRTDMALERISIQQVTDIATGEEVRSNYLGTPINYVGYSYKMYLPENVMRKIIPSNLRQWVRKIINK, encoded by the coding sequence ATGTCGAACTCTCTACAGATCCAAACTCCCTGGGTAGAATCCCCATTTTTTGAATCAGAATTAAAAGAAGCAAACCTTGACCCTGAAACCGCCGAGATGGTCAGGCATTATTCGGAAAAAGGTTACGTGATCATTGACCCTCAACTGGACGACGAGCTGATCGACAGGGCACTGGAGCAAATAAAACCTGAATTTGCTAAGCAAAATACAAACAGGCTTCAGGACGCCTGGAAAGATCATGAAGCCATCAGACAAATTGCGATTGCGCCCCGCGTTATGGAGATTTTGCAGATACTCTATCGCAGAAGGCCGATACCCTTTCAAACCCTGAACTTCTCAACCGGCAGCCAGCAGCGGACTCATAGTGACTCCATTCATTTTAATTCGGTACCGGAACGGTACCTGGCCGGGGTTTGGATCGCACTGGAGGATGTGCATGACGGAAACGGGCCTTTGCATTATTTTCCGGCCAGTCACAGACTGCCTTTTTATGATCTGTCCATCCTGGGCATGAAAGGATCTGCAAGCTCTTCCATAGAAGATATGCTGGCGAATTATTATACCAGATATGAAGACTTTATAGAAGAGCTGGTAAAGCAGAAACACCTCGAAAAGAAAGTCCTCAATCTGAAAAAAGGGCAGGCGCTGATATGGTCGGCTAACTTGTTACATGGTGGAGAAAGAATTACGGTGCCGGGCTCCACCAGATACACACAGGTTAACCATTTTTATTTCGAAAATTGCGCCTATTATCGTCCCATGCGGACGGACATGGCGCTGGAAAGGATTTCTATCCAGCAGGTTACGGATATTGCTACAGGTGAGGAAGTACGAAGTAATTATCTCGGTACCCCGATTAATTATGTCGGTTATTCCTATAAAATGTACCTTCCCGAAAACGTAATGAGAAAAATTATCCCTTCAAATCTACGTCAGTGGGTTAGGAAAATCATTAATAAATAG